From the Streptococcus sanguinis genome, the window GATGATAGGCTTACTTCTGGGTGTTGAGCTCTTTGCTGAGCTGGTCGGAGTTTTGGGGCCTAATCGTACTCCTTTGCTCAATATTCTCCGCTTTATTGGGAACTCCTCCTACCGTGAGGAAGTTCGGCGGAAATGGCGTCAAAAGAGGAATAAATAAGAATAGCTCTAAACAAAATAAAAGCCTTTTGGGCTTTTTTTTGGTATACTAAAGTATGTAAATCAGCTAAGCAAAGAAAGGAAAAAGAAATGTCTGTCTTAGAAATTAAAGATCTTCATGTTGAAATCGAAGGGAAAAAAATTCTCAAAGGGGTGAATCTCACTCTGAAAACGGGAGAGGTCGCAGCTATTATGGGCCCAAATGGAACAGGGAAGTCCACCTTGTCTGCAGCAATTATGGGCAATCCTAACTACGAAGTGACTCAAGGAGAAGTGCTTTTTGATGGAGTCAATATCTTAGAATTGGAAGTGGATGAGCGTGCTCGCATGGGACTCTTCCTGGCTATGCAGTACCCTAGTGAAATTCCTGGTATTACTAACGCAGAGTTTCTCCGTGCAGCTATGAATGCTGGCAAAGAAGACGAGGAAAAAATCTCCGTCCGCGACTTTATCATGAAGCTGGATGAAAAGATGGAACTGCTCAACATGAAAGAAGAAATGGCTGAGCGCTACCTTAATGAAGGCTTCTCTGGTGGTGAAAAGAAACGCAATGAAATCCTGCAGTTGCTCATGCTTGAGCCGACTTTTGCACTCTTGGATGAGATTGACTCAGGTCTTGATATCGATGCTCTTAAGGTTGTGTCCAAAGGGGTTAATGCTATGCGCGGTGAAGGCTTTGGTGCTATGATTATCACCCACTACCAACGCCTGCTCAACTATATCACTCCAGATGTGGTTCATGTCATGATGGATGGTAAAGTCGTTCTTTCTGGCGGTCCTGAATTGGCAGTCCGCTTGGAGAAAGAAGGCTATGCTAAATTGGCTGAAGAGTTGGGCTTCACCTATACCGAAGAAGCCTAGTCAAACATTCTTTTGACTTTTATAAAAGATAGGAGAATGACATGACTAAAGAATTGATTCAAGAATTTTCACAGCTACATGCAGAGCCAGATTGGCTCTTTCAACTGCGCCAGCAGGCCTTTGATGAAATTGACCAGTTAGAGTTACCGCGTATTGAGCGGGTTAAATTTCATCGCTGGAATCTGGGCGACGGCCGTATTTCAGAGAGTGAGCCGCTGACAAGTGTTCCAGACTTTACAGCTTTAGATGACAATCTCAAGCTTGTTCAGTTGGGAACTCATACTGTTCTGGAGCAATTGCCGGCTGATTTGGCAGCGCAAGGTGTGATCTTCACAGATTTCCACACAGCTTTGGAAGAGATTCCAGAGCTGGTAGAGAAGCATTTTATGTCCGCAGTTAAGTATGACGAGGATAAATTAGCGGCTTACCATACGGCTTATTTCAACAGCGGAGCGGTTCTTTATGTACCGGACAATGTTGAGATTGACCAGCCGATTGAAGGAATTTTTTATCAGGACAGCGAAAGCGATGTTCCTTTTAACAAGCATATTT encodes:
- the sufC gene encoding Fe-S cluster assembly ATPase SufC — its product is MSVLEIKDLHVEIEGKKILKGVNLTLKTGEVAAIMGPNGTGKSTLSAAIMGNPNYEVTQGEVLFDGVNILELEVDERARMGLFLAMQYPSEIPGITNAEFLRAAMNAGKEDEEKISVRDFIMKLDEKMELLNMKEEMAERYLNEGFSGGEKKRNEILQLLMLEPTFALLDEIDSGLDIDALKVVSKGVNAMRGEGFGAMIITHYQRLLNYITPDVVHVMMDGKVVLSGGPELAVRLEKEGYAKLAEELGFTYTEEA